The Anabaena sp. PCC 7108 region TGGGCTGCAACACGGGATGTGTAACTAATATCTATTCTGGGAAATAATGCCGCTAAAGCTTGGGTTGAGAGTCTTTCTGGTGCTTCTGTCATCCATTCTGGATTTAACCACTCACTCAAGCCTGTTTCTAGTTTAATTGGTAAATCTAATGCTTCTGCAACTGCGTTCGCTGTTTGCACTGTTCGCAAAAAGGGAGATGCAAAAATATGCTTGATTTTTTCGCCTTTGAGTCGTTTTCCTAATTGTTGCGCCTGGATCATGCCATCATCTGATAATGGTGGATCATAGCGTTTTTCGGCTGTGAGAAACCAATCAGGGTTAACAAAATCAAGGCGGTTGGCGTGTCTGGCAATCCAGATGATTTGACTCATGGGAGAAAAGCCTATGGGTATAAATGGGTGCAATTTTAATATAGGATATTATTGTAATATTTCGTAACAGCTTCAGTGATTTTTTATCTCAAATAAAATAAACTACCTCACATTTCTCACTAAAAAATTGTCCTGACCACAGCTTTTTTGAGAACGTTTTAAAATTTCCGCACTACAAATACCTGCTTTACCATCTTTAGAATAGCAAAAGAAAACTTCTTGTAAAAACCTACCTGAATCAGAACAATAAGGTGCTATCCCATTAGCAGTAAATTGTTTATTAGAACCTATAAAAGCACTTTTCAAGTCTTGAACAGTAGTGCGAAATGGTTTAGCAGGACGATTATAAGCTGGGGGAATCACCAGAGAATATTTTAACTGTTTGCTTAATGTTAAATATTCGAGAGGTTTTTTACCTGAGCAAGTTCCATGTTTTTGCCATTCATGATTATAAAGTTTCTCACTGGGAAATAAACCTCTAAACTTTTGCTGGACTAATTGCGGTAATTTTTCAGTTGTACAATTAGCCGGATAACCTTTTTGATATTGTGGCCAAAGACCATGTAAGACAAAACCATATTTTCTTCCTGGACTGCACTGCTGAGGATCACGATTACCATTTCTCGCGCAATGATCAGGCGACCAGGATAATGTTAAAACATAAAAATCAAATTTACCTGGAGTACCCCTATTTTGGGCTACTGCACTATTTGGGATAGCTAGGGTAGTTATTAATAAAGATGATGCAATGACTACGTGTTTTATTTGCATATTCATAACCAATTACTCTGATGCTAAAAGTCTTCAAAATTACCATACCGTATTTGTGCAATAAAAAAAAGACTAACACACAGATCCCCGATTTCTTTGAGAAGTCGGGGATCTAAATCCCTTGACAATGTAAACTACATTTACAGAAACTCAGGAGAGAAGAAAAGCATTGGACAAGTTATTAAAAATCTCAAATTTTATTGATACCTGCACTGAACGCATTGGCCGCTGGACGAGTTGGTTAGTCCTGGTGATGGTGATCCTTGGTGTATGGAATGTTTTAGGTAGATACATTGGGCGAATTATTGGCAGCAATCTCACATCTAACGCCTATATAGAAGCACAATGGTATATTTTTGACTTAGTTTTTCTCTTAGGTGCGGCTTACACCCTCAAGCATAACGAACACGTGCGGGTGGATATTTTTTACAGTAACTTATCTGGGAAAAAGAAAGCGATCGCAGACTTATTTGGAACAGTATTTTTTCTGATTCCTTTCTGCATTATGGTGATTATTTTTTCCTGGGATACTATTATTGCTTCTTGGCAAATTTGGGAAACATCACCAGATCCGGGAGGTTTACCCCGCTACCCCATTAAAGCCATGATTATTGTCGCCTTTGTGATGCTAATTTTTCAAGGCATTTCGGAAGTGATTAAAAACGTCGCCATACTCCAAAACAGAATAGCACCCCAGGAGGAAAATCATGACGCTGGATTATGAATGGCTTGGTCCGGTTATGTTTGGGGGGGCTTTAGTTTTACTGTCCTTGGGGTATCCAGTCGCCTTTTCTCTAGGTGGTGTAGCGATTTTATTCGGCATCATCGGTATTGCTTTGGGTGTTTTTGACCCGGTATTCCTCACAGCCATGCCACAGCGGATTTTTGGCATCATGGCTAATTATACGCTGTTGGCTATCCCTTACTTCATTTTCATGGGGTCAATGTTGGAGAAATCTGGCATTGCGGAAAGGCTGTTAGAAACGATGGGAATTTTGTTAGGACGCTTGCGGGGTGGACTAGCTTTAGCTGTGGTGCTGGTGGGTGCGTTACTTGCAGCAACTACGGGTGTGGTAGCGGCCACAGTAGTAGCAATGGGTTTAATTTCTCTACCGATTATGCTGCGCTATGGTTACAACAAAGAATTAGCCACCGGTGTAATTGCGGCTTCAGGGACTTTGGGGCAAATTATCCCCCCTAGTGTGGTATTGGTGGTTTTGGGTGATCAGTTGGGTATATCTGTCGGTGATTTATTTATTGGTTCAGTCATTCCTGGCTTGATGATGGCGGGGTCTTTTGCCCTTCATGTGCTAATTGTAGCATTTTTAAAGCCAGAGGTAGCGCCAGCTTTACCTGCCGAAGTACGGGAAATTGGCGGAAAAGCTTTGAGAAAGCGCGTAATTCAGGTAATGTTACCGCCATTGATTTTGATATTGTTGGTTTTGGGAAGTATCTTTTTTGGCTTGGCGACACCCACAGAAGCCGGTGCGGTAGGATGTGCAGGTGCGATCGCCCTTGCTGCTGCTAACGGTCAACTAACTTTAGCATCTCTGCGTCAGGTATGTGATAACACTTTAAGAATTACCAGCATGGTAATTTTTATCCTGTTAGGTTCTACAGCTTTTAGTTTAGTATTTCGGGGATTAAATGGCGATCAATTCATGTTTGATGTGCTTTCTAATCTCCCTGGTGGTCAAGTTGGATTTTTAGCCCTGAGTATGACTGTAGTTTTCCTCTTGGGCTTTTTTATTGACTTCTTTGAAATTGCCTTTATCATCGTTCCTTTGTTTGTTCCAGTCGCCCAAACTTTAGGAATTGATTTAGTTTGGTATGGTGTGATATTGGGAGCAAATTTACAAACTTCTTTCCTTACACCTCCCTTTGGTTTTGCCTTATTTTATCTGCGCGGTGTCGCACCTCCAGAAGTAACAACTGGTGATATTTATCGCGGAGTAATTCCGTTTATTTTGCTGCAATTGCTCGTGGTGCTTTTAATTATTATCTTTCCAGGAATTGTCAGTTTCTTACCTTCTTTGGGACGATAAGATCATATATCTCGTTCCCAGTCTCAGACTGGGAATGCTATCAAAGAGGTTCTACCTCTAATTTAATATTAGGCAGATCCTTGATGTTTCATTCCCATACAGAGTATAGGAATAAGAAAAACGAACCACAGAGGCACAGAGAACACAGAGAAAGAGGTTCTACCTCTACATTTAATATCAGGCAGATCCTTGATCTTTCATTCCCATACAAAGTAGAGGAATAAGCAACGAGAAATTTGGTGAGGTTAATTGTTCTACTGTTATTTTCTGCAATTCCCATACAATAATTACTCATAATCATGAGGACGCAGAAACCGCGTCCCTCATCTGTATAGTATGGCAATTAAGGAAAGCCACTAGCGATTTGTTTTACCCACCTGGAAATAATGTGTTTATGTGTTGTTATTATCTTTGTCTTCATTGTTGGAGGAGTTATATTTTATCTTTTTCATCACCCAAAGTAAAACTGCATCAGAAGACTTTTCAATTGCCCAAGTAATTAAAGCTGTTAAAAGAAGAGTAGAGATATCCATCAGAACTTCCCGCTATTGTTTTTTTTGCTTGACTATTTATATAAAATCAAATAAAAAATAGAGAAAAAAGATCCAAAAAATAGAATTTACTAGAATTTAATAGAAATCTTGCTCATTATGATTGATGATGTTATTTTGGAAATATCATAAGACCTACGCCAAAAACTCTCAAACTCTTATTATTCTGCGGTTGGTTATTCTCTAAATCCTGCGCCGAAACTGCCTCAGAATGAATTCTGATAGCTTGCGTGGCATAGCCATGTCTAATAACAAAAGTCGTCTAAAGACGACTAAATAAAAATTAATAGTCCGTTTTAACGGACTTCGGCTATTAGACTGGGAATTCATTCCCAGGCGGGTTATGAAGCTAATTGAGAATATTGAAATTGTCCATATATAATTAATCAGTGAGGTGCAATTTATGATATCCCCAGAACTGACAACATTACAACAAAAATTTCTGCAAGAGATTTCCAGAGAATTTCAATTTACTGGAGATACACATCAAATATTTATAGTTCGATTCGACCCGAATTATTATGATATTGATGATGAAAAACAACTCGCTAATAAAATTGATTTTAATAAAGATAAAGAAATTGATGAAATTCAAAAAATCAGAGATGAATTAAGATTGAATATTTATCCTATTTTTAGAAAAAATAATTGTATTATAACTTCAGTAAAAGGTAGACCACAAAAAGGAAATGAGCCTTGGAAACAGGCTTATAAATGGCTTTGGGAACAGAAATATCCTGAATGGCTTGCACAACAACAAACCCAAAATTATCAACCTGAACCCCAACCCGAAACCCTACAAATCAACTGGCGCGAAATATGCCAGAAAATGCTACAAAAACAGCAACATCAACAACGATTAAGACGACAAATCACCGAATTAAAACACGAAATAGAAATCTTTGTCCCATTAGGCTTAATTCAACCGAAACCCGCACGACGTAAAGAAGAAGATAAAAAAGAAACACCCTTTCCCGATGCGGCTGATGGTATGCAGCAATATGAATTAAAATCAGAAGAAATTACCAAACAATACGAATATCAGCAATTTATTGATGAAGTCATAGGCCAGCAAACCAAAAATTTAGCCATTATTGGAGAACCAGGGGCGGGAAAAACCACTTGGTTAAGCAAAATTGCCGAATATTTAGCTGATAATCCTGATTATCCTAGCCCTATTTTTATTAATCTCAGTCGCTTAGACAATAGAACCCTAAAAGACTATTTACTGCATACTTGGCTAGAAGAGGCTTTAGAGTTTATTCCTTCTCAAAATACCGTTATACCCGCTTTAGTGGCAGATTTCCAGCAACAGTTTAAGCATAAGCGAGTGTGGTTGCTGTTGGATGGGGTGGATGAGATGAAAACCACCGAAAACTCACCTTTATCCCAACTCAATAGCCAATTAGAAGGATGGTTAACTTGGACTAGGGTAATTCTCACCTGTCGTCTCAATGTTTGGCAACCTAACCCCATAGCTAATTTTGAATACTATCGCACTCTGGCTTTTAGTGATGCCGAGTTGAGAAAATTTATTCAGCAGTGGTATGAAAAAGCGGAAAAACGGGAGTTAGGGGAACAGTTACAGCAAAAGTTAACCGCACCCCAACACAGCCGCATTTTTGATTTAGTCAAAAACCCCTTGCGGTTGGCAATGTTGTGTCAGAGTTGGTATTTTTTGCAAGGGGAATTACCGGAAACTAAGGCGAATTTGTATCAGCGTTTTGTGGATGCAACTTATGAATGGAAAAAAGGGGAATTTGGAACTACAGCAGCGCAAAGACAACAGTTAAATCAGGCTTTGGGAAATTTGGCGTTGAGGATGATTGATAAACAAATCAGTCTCAAGGAGTCTGTGATTAAAGATGTCATGAGTTTAGAGGAGTTTGAGTTAGCAGAAAAGTTAGGTTGGTTAAATTGGGTTTATCGTGATCAAAAAACTGATGAAAGGGTTTATGCTTTCTTTCACCTGAGTTTTGCAGAATATTTTGCAGCTTGTGTGATTGATGATTGGGATTATTTTTTACCTAGAAATCATGTAGATAAACCTGTTGAGGGTAAGAAATATCGCATTTTTGAGAATGAGTGGAATGAGGTGTTTTTAGTGTGGTTTGGGCTAGTAAAAGACAAAGTATCACCTGATTTGAAAGAAGAGTTAATGAAAAAGTTGGTGAATTTTCAGGATGGTTGTAAAGATTTTTATATGTATCAATCCTATTTTTTAGCAGTTGCTGGTACTAGCGAATTTAGTCATAGGAATTTTACAGATGAAATTATAGAACAGGTTATGCAATGGACATTTATTAATGTTAACAATCAAAAAAATAACCATAGAATAAGTGCTTTTATTGAGAAGGAATTTAAAAGCTCACTTATACAGGCAAATTCTAATAGACTAATTCACTGTTTAACTAAGCAGCTATTATCTAATCAAGTTCCGGTTAACCGTTTGGAAGTTGCATTAATGTTACTTGAAAAATCACATAACAATGAAGTTGCTGTTGAAATTATAGTTGATTATCTAGATAAATGTCAGGAAGCATACAACCGAACTAAACAGATTAATTTGCAAAGCATAATAATCAAAAGAAAATTAGAAAAATTAGCTCCTATTAATCCACTTGCTATCTCTACTTTGACTAGGCTTTCGTCAAATCAGAAACAACATGATCAAAATTCTCAAATTCCTTCCAAGTTAGATTTTAATAGTTTATTTCAACTCCCCACTGGAAATCGAAATGATATTGAGAATTTTATAACCTTATTAGTAGAGATGGACATAGATAGTATCAAACAATCTATTTTTAAAATAAATGACATTGATACTCTGATTGGACTAATAGGTAAAAAAATTATTTTGAAACCGAGTATTCATAAATTAGGACATCTCAATGCTATAGTGGATGTATTAGATAGGTTAAATATCAGTCATGATGACATAGCTTATAGATTTATTAAAGATATTAATTCCGTGTCCATAGATAGGTTAGCAGAAATTGCTTCTAGCGACTCTACTGTTATTCCTAAACTATTTGAAATGCTTCATTGTAGTAAAGATATCAAGAGTAAACAGAAATTTCTGAATATTTTAGGAAAAGCAGCATCTAAAAACATCAATGCTACTGTAGCTTTGGTGAATATATTGCAAACTACAAAAGATTATGTAATTGGTATTAATGCTATCTACTTTATCAAAAAAATATTTAAACCTGATTTGCTGAAAGTAGTAATACAAGGGTTAAAAAACTACATGGAGGATATCGAAGATATAGAGGTATATGAAATTCTCTGGCATTGCGCCCAAAATATGACCTATCCTGAATTTTACCGCGCTTGGCACGGTGAACTATCCCCAATTCTACCAAGCATGGCACGCCACCACCACCCCCTAACCAACTCGAACAACAATACACCGATATTTATACCCAATTAAAGCAACTGCAACCCACCTCCACCACCTATCCCATCCCCATCAACGCCGCCAACCTGGAAGGGAAAACGGCAGAAAAAGCCATAGCAAAAGGTATTTTAATCAAAATTTATGGCGAAATCTTTCCCAAACAAAAAGCCAACACCATAGAAGATATATTCGACTTAGAAAACGAACTCCAACCCCTGAGAGAACATCTAAAAACAGATAAAATCGCCCTCATTTTCTGTAACATTAATCCCCACCCAGAATTAATTAATTTCTGTCAGCAATTACAGAATCACTGGTTAAAAATCGCCTTGATTACCAATACACCAATAGCATCTCCCTTGAGTGGTTTTCTCCCTCAACAGGATAATTTATTAGGGGTGGTTCAAACTTGGTTAGAGGAATCAGAGATGTTTGACCGAAGTTCATAAAATCTTCCAATTCCTAAAACTGTTTGGCATCTCGAAAGTTAAATTCGATATTGACCAATGAGATATTACTTACTCTCAGCCGTCACAAAATTGGCATAGCTTAATTCATTGGTTTTATTCCATCTATAAATCTGTTCTCTAAATTTTTTCCACCCTTCATAAACTTGCTTAAAAGTTGCATCCTTACTCGCATTTTCTTCATATATTTCAAAAGCAGCTTTTTTTGCAGCTTGCATAATTTCTTGACTGTAAGGAGTTAATTTAGTCCCACCAGCCAGTAATCTTGTTAATGCTTCCCCATTCAAAGCATCGTATTTAGTTAACATATTCATATTGGCTTCAAAAGTTGCTGTTCTAAAAATTTCCTGGTATTCTTTGGGTAATTTATCCCAAGCATTCCGATTAACCAATACATCTAAAGTTGGTCCCGGTTCCCACCAACCAGGATAATAATAAAATTGCGCGGCTTTGTTTAAACCCAACTTCTCATCATCATAGGGTCCAACCCACTCCGCTGCATCAATTGCACCTCTATCTAATGCTAAATATATTTCTCCTCCGGGTAACACCTGCACATTTACCCCTAACTTAGACATAACTTGTCCCCCTAAACCGGGAATTCGCATTTTTAAGCCATTTAAGTCAGCAACAGATTTAATTTCTTTTTTGAACCATCCCCCCATTTGCGCCCCAGTATTACCAGCGGGAAAGTTGATAATATTAAAATCAGCATAAATTTTTTGCATGGCTTCTAGTCCACCACCCTGATACAACCAAGCATTCTGCTGTTGGGCGTTTAAACCAAAGGGTACGGTGGTAGCAAAAGCCAATACAGGATTTTTACCTATGTAATAATAACTAGCTGTGTGACCACATTCCACAGTTCCGGCTTGGACTGCATCTAATACTTGCAAACCTGGTACTAATTCTCCAGCAGCAAAGGGAGTAATGGTGAAGCGGCCACCCGTCATTTCTTTGATTCGTTTGGCGATGGTTTCCGCACCAATATAAGTCCCTAACGTCTTTGTCCAGCTAGTAGTCATTCGCCATCTGACAGTGGGTAAACTACCTTGTACAGCAGTGGATGTACTGGTTTTAGCACAAGCTGCGGTGAGTGCGGCTGTTGCTGTAGCGATCGCCCCTGTGTTAATAATTTGTCTGCGTTTCATAGTCTTTTTCTGATTTCCATTACTCTATCTTCTGGCTGATAGTGCAATGTATCAGGTTTTTTGGATCAAAAGATCCCCGACTTCTTCAAGAAGTCGGGGATCTGCGGTTTTCAAGAATGGCGGAATTGTGCCATAAAACGGCGATCAATACAGTCTTTCCCATGCCACAATAATTGATGAGGTGGTAAGGTGAAATCTCCTCTTGTAGCTACTGCGCGTCCGTCACCTGTGCCAATTAAACTTAAATACTCTTTTTGTGGTTTGTAGGGTTTTAGTGATTTATTTAAAATCGTCCTTCGCAAATTTTCATACAACGGTTTACCTTGACGCACTGCAAAAACACCTGCTTTTGGTAAGTGATAATTAATCATTGTGGCAATATCACCTGCTGCAAAAATTTGGGGATGACTAACAGATTGCAAATTATCATTGACTAAAATAAAACCTTTTTCATCTGTAGTAATTCCTGAATCTTTGACCCAATTTGCGGCTGATGCTTGTGTTACCCAAAACACGCGATCGCACTTTAATATTAACCCAGATTCAGATTGAATTTCTACTTTTTCATTAGTTGCTGGTCTAACTTGACACACATTTTCACCCAGATGTAATTTTACACCTTTATTAATTAAAACTGCTTGCATAATTTTCCGCACAGTTGGGTGATGATTTGGCATTAATTCTCCTGTGCGTTGCCATAAATGCACTTCTAGATTTTCACTTCCTAATTTCTGTAAACCTGCGAGCATTGATAACGCTAATTCTACACCTCCAGCCCCACCACCAACAATACTAATACATAGCGGTTTTTGGGGTCTTTTAATAACCATTTCCTGCAATTTATACCAGTGTTCTAAAAGTTGTTTAACTGGTTTAGCTGCAATTGTATATTCTGCCGCACCTGGTAGAGATAATTTCGCTGGAGTGCTGCCAATATCAATAGAGAGAATATCAAAATCTATCGCAGATCCGTTAGCACAAAAAACCTGTTTATTTTCTAAATCCAGACCTACTACTTGATCAAGATACAACTGAGCATTAGCAAATTTGCTTAAATTTTGCAAGTCAATATGACATTGAGAATAATTATAAAATCCGGCAATATGTCCGGGTAACATCCCAGAGTAGGGTGTATATTGATCTGGAGTAATTAAGGTTAAATTTACTCCAGCTACAGGGTTATTACTAAACAGGTTTAAAACAATGGAATGACTATGGCCACCACCAATCAGAACTATGTTTTTGAGTATTGGCTGGGTATTTGCTTGCATTTACAGATTTAAGTAAATTTCCTGAACAATTAAAATAATTCGTAATTAAGTTTTGCAATAGGAATTCAGATAATGCCACAAAACTTGACCTTTATAGAAGCCGGGAACTTCAACCCACGGAACTTGTTAAATATAACTTAAGTATAAGTTAAATATAAGTTAAATATAAAATAAATCGATTTTATCATGATCGTTCTCTATTAGAGGTGAATACTAAGTGATAGTCAGAAGAATTAACAATTTATCAATAGGTTTAACGCATATTTTTCTTAATCAACAACTATAGCCATAACTTTATGAGTATAAGTTTTAACTTTTTACAATGCTTAAATTCAGTGCGCCGATTCAAAACGCCTCATTCAAAAAAGATCATCCTGTGGATGCTAGGAATTCAAGAACGTTTAAAACATACTCAACAAAATAACTCATATCAACAGTATTTAATGAATGTCATACCGATACTTGAGAATAATTCCATTGAAGCCAGTCTATCTGCAATTAATGATTTAGAGCATCTTGCTAAAATCCAACCGCAATATCACTGGATAATTATGGATATGTTAACTAATTTTGTGAGAAATAAAGCTCCTATTATTTCTCCAACAGAATTAATGATTAATTCTTCGATAAATATCCAACAACTAATTCAAGCAGCCATTACTGTGATTGGCATGAGAGATGTCACAAAAGACCCAGAAAATGACCAGATTGACTTAAGTTATACAAATTTAATGGGGTTAAATTTATCTGGTGTAAACCTCGCAAAAACTAACCTTTATCAAGCCAATTTATCTAATGCTAATCTTACTAGTGCAAACTTAGAAGGAGCAATTCTCAGTGCAGCAAATCTCAGTGGTGCAAACCTTAATCTGGCTAATCTATCCGGTGCAATTCTCAGTGCAGCAAATCTCACTGGTGCGGATCTTTCTAATGCTAACTTGCATCGAGCTAACTTGTATTTAGCTAGTTTGCAGAATGCAATTTTGCATGATACTATTCTTAATAGTGCAAATTTAAGAGAAACTAAGTTTAGTGTTTAGGAGGCAATATATACCAGGGTGTTTACATTTTCCACTGAGAATATTACAGCTACAATTTTTTCTTTCCAGCTATTGATATCTACTTCTGTATAGGGGTAGATATAAGTGTATATTGTAACTATTTAAACACTAATGTTTTTTTGAACAGAGTATAGTTATTTTCACTAACATTAATTATTACCATAGTTAATTAATCTCTATTCTTATCTCAAGTCCGCTGAATTGCTTACCTAAAAATTCACTGTCTCTTTGTATCAGCCCTAATGATAAGTATTCAAGAAAATGTGATATTTAATATCCAACTTTGAAGCTAAATGCTATACTGTTTTTTTCAATCATCTCAGTAATAACTCATTATTGTGAAGCATCTTTATGGTATGTCTGCTAAAAAGACAGACGCAACTTTGAATTGGTTAATCACCATCATAGTTATCGTTGCTATCTCCTTGATACTGATTGTCTTCGCATCTACTAATATTGAGAAGTTATCACTTCTGCAGCGAATAGCTGTTAGAAATCAAGCCTTGACTACGACTGCTATAGTTTTTTTAGGTTTAGCTGTCATGGTTAATGCTTATTACGCAGCCAAGCAGAATCAAACAATGCAAAAAAGTGCCATTACAGCGGAAAAAACCTTAGCAATTGGGATTGAAAATATCAAACTCACCCAAGAAAAATTAATTGCAGAACGCTTTATTGGTGGAATTGCTCAGTTAGGACATGACAAAGTAGAAACCCGCACAGGTGCAATTTATGCATTAGAAAGAATTGCTCAAGATTTCCCTCAAGAACATTGGACAATTATGGAAATTTTGACTGCTTTTGTCCGTGAAAATGCACCCATACAAGTAGAGAGAAAACAACAAAAGCCAGAAGATTTCATGGCTATTGATTTGGGTCAACATCGGGATAGGGTGCGTCGTCAACAGTCAGTAGATTCTTATATCCCATCAGATACTTTTAAACTTCGTACTGATATTCAAGCAGCTTTAACTGTGATTGGTAGACGCGATTTTCAGCAAGACAGAGAAAATCAAAAGCTGGATTTAAGTAATACGAATATCAGACGAGTAAACTTAGCTGGTGCAAAATTGCAACGGGTAGATTTGCGAGGTTCTGATTTATCTGGAGCCAATTTACGGGAAGTAGATTTAAGTGAAGCAGACTTGGATGGAGTTAAACTCATAGGGTCGATTCTCTATGAAGCTAACTTATTTAAAGCAAGTTTGCGAGGTGCTAATTTGAGTCGTTCAAACCTCAATCTCGCTAATTTATATGGAGTCAATCTCCTGTCAGCTAACCTATTTGGTGCAAGTTTGCGTTCGGCTAATTTACAAGCTGCTAATTTGTATAAAGCTAATTTACAACAAGCAAATCTGAAAGCAGCTAACCTCTCTAGTGCGAAGTTATTTCTGGCTAATTTGCAAGGAGCAAAGTTGGGGAAAACTAATTTACATTTAGCTGGTTTAATTGCGGCTAATTTACAAGGTGCAAATCTTAATGGTGCAAATCTGCAAGGTGCTAATTTGAATGCTGCGAAGTTACAACAAACGGATATCTATTTTGCTAATCTCAGTCAAGCTAGTTTGACAGAAGCAGATTTGCAGCAAGCTAATCTTATGGGAGCTAATCTCTGTGGGGCTATTCTTGATGAAGCTGACCTGTCTTGGGCAAATTTAATGGGTGCTAATTTATCTGGCGCTCAACTTTGTGATGTTAATCTGATTGGGGCGATTTTGACTGGTGCAAAAAACTTGGAATCAGAACAGATAATTATGACATTAGGAGATATTAATACTCGTCTCCCTGATTATATTGAACCCCCAGCTAGTTGGCGACAATCTAGTTAATTTCTAGTTAATTTATTGTTATCACTGTTGCTAATTTGGGTGTATTCTACTTTTGAGAACAGGAGAGAAGTGTATTTTAGACAAAGTCACATTTTTTATCTATTGAGCTTTATTTAAAATCCTCTAATTACCTATATTTAAAACAGCTTTAATTCTTGCGTTGGGTTTTGTGCCTCACATAAACCTACAAAAACAGGACTTACGCAACTGGCGCATTGCTAGGGTGCGTCAGACTGCATAAATCCTGCAAATAACTAAATTATTGATATCTGACGCACCCTACAACAGATTTTGAGTGTGACACGCAGCTTTAGTCCTAAAAAAATAGCAAAGGTATTGTAAATTTGAATTTTATTGTATTACATTAAGCTCTAAATTAAGTTATTAAATCATAACTTACCAATTGTCATGATTGCTTGTTTTAAATTTACTGAATTCGTAATCAAATTAGCTTTTTATATTAGTCCATTTATATTATTTTTGGATAAACACTAATAACTCGCACTTTCCAGCTTTTGCTAGACAAAGGTTTGAAAAGTTAAGGCTGTTACAAAAAGACTAATATTTGTGAGGTTAAAATTATCATGGCATTTGATATTACTAATAATTTTTCCTCCAAAAGGGAACTTAATTTTACTCCTATTTACCCAGTTGATACCTTTAATACTCCGGCTGACAATAGCTTAACTTGGGGTAATCGTAGCAGTTTACCGAAAGTGGAAACAGCAGAAACTATCGCTACAACTAATAGCTATAATTCCAATAATGGCTATGGTTTAGTAGATGCCGGTAAAGCAGTGAGTGAAGCCGCTGGTGAGAGTCCTTATGGAGATACTCCTGATTTGGGTGGAAATAATTGGGGTGCAGATTTAGTAAATGCTCCAGCTGCTTGGGAACATGGACACACAGGAGAGGGTATTATTGTTGCGGTTTTAGATACTGGAGTTGACTATAATCATG contains the following coding sequences:
- a CDS encoding NACHT domain-containing NTPase produces the protein MISPELTTLQQKFLQEISREFQFTGDTHQIFIVRFDPNYYDIDDEKQLANKIDFNKDKEIDEIQKIRDELRLNIYPIFRKNNCIITSVKGRPQKGNEPWKQAYKWLWEQKYPEWLAQQQTQNYQPEPQPETLQINWREICQKMLQKQQHQQRLRRQITELKHEIEIFVPLGLIQPKPARRKEEDKKETPFPDAADGMQQYELKSEEITKQYEYQQFIDEVIGQQTKNLAIIGEPGAGKTTWLSKIAEYLADNPDYPSPIFINLSRLDNRTLKDYLLHTWLEEALEFIPSQNTVIPALVADFQQQFKHKRVWLLLDGVDEMKTTENSPLSQLNSQLEGWLTWTRVILTCRLNVWQPNPIANFEYYRTLAFSDAELRKFIQQWYEKAEKRELGEQLQQKLTAPQHSRIFDLVKNPLRLAMLCQSWYFLQGELPETKANLYQRFVDATYEWKKGEFGTTAAQRQQLNQALGNLALRMIDKQISLKESVIKDVMSLEEFELAEKLGWLNWVYRDQKTDERVYAFFHLSFAEYFAACVIDDWDYFLPRNHVDKPVEGKKYRIFENEWNEVFLVWFGLVKDKVSPDLKEELMKKLVNFQDGCKDFYMYQSYFLAVAGTSEFSHRNFTDEIIEQVMQWTFINVNNQKNNHRISAFIEKEFKSSLIQANSNRLIHCLTKQLLSNQVPVNRLEVALMLLEKSHNNEVAVEIIVDYLDKCQEAYNRTKQINLQSIIIKRKLEKLAPINPLAISTLTRLSSNQKQHDQNSQIPSKLDFNSLFQLPTGNRNDIENFITLLVEMDIDSIKQSIFKINDIDTLIGLIGKKIILKPSIHKLGHLNAIVDVLDRLNISHDDIAYRFIKDINSVSIDRLAEIASSDSTVIPKLFEMLHCSKDIKSKQKFLNILGKAASKNINATVALVNILQTTKDYVIGINAIYFIKKIFKPDLLKVVIQGLKNYMEDIEDIEVYEILWHCAQNMTYPEFYRAWHGELSPILPSMARHHHPLTNSNNNTPIFIPN
- a CDS encoding TRAP transporter small permease subunit codes for the protein MDKLLKISNFIDTCTERIGRWTSWLVLVMVILGVWNVLGRYIGRIIGSNLTSNAYIEAQWYIFDLVFLLGAAYTLKHNEHVRVDIFYSNLSGKKKAIADLFGTVFFLIPFCIMVIIFSWDTIIASWQIWETSPDPGGLPRYPIKAMIIVAFVMLIFQGISEVIKNVAILQNRIAPQEENHDAGL
- a CDS encoding TRAP transporter large permease subunit: MTLDYEWLGPVMFGGALVLLSLGYPVAFSLGGVAILFGIIGIALGVFDPVFLTAMPQRIFGIMANYTLLAIPYFIFMGSMLEKSGIAERLLETMGILLGRLRGGLALAVVLVGALLAATTGVVAATVVAMGLISLPIMLRYGYNKELATGVIAASGTLGQIIPPSVVLVVLGDQLGISVGDLFIGSVIPGLMMAGSFALHVLIVAFLKPEVAPALPAEVREIGGKALRKRVIQVMLPPLILILLVLGSIFFGLATPTEAGAVGCAGAIALAAANGQLTLASLRQVCDNTLRITSMVIFILLGSTAFSLVFRGLNGDQFMFDVLSNLPGGQVGFLALSMTVVFLLGFFIDFFEIAFIIVPLFVPVAQTLGIDLVWYGVILGANLQTSFLTPPFGFALFYLRGVAPPEVTTGDIYRGVIPFILLQLLVVLLIIIFPGIVSFLPSLGR
- a CDS encoding histidine phosphatase family protein, whose amino-acid sequence is MSQIIWIARHANRLDFVNPDWFLTAEKRYDPPLSDDGMIQAQQLGKRLKGEKIKHIFASPFLRTVQTANAVAEALDLPIKLETGLSEWLNPEWMTEAPERLSTQALAALFPRIDISYTSRVAAQYPETHEKVRQRSAQTARCLATEFWPSDILLVAHGASVLGAAMGLVGEIAKTEVKATLCSLVKVVRQESEWLLELKGDTSHLTTIEEVVRFV